From Xylanibacter oryzae DSM 17970, a single genomic window includes:
- a CDS encoding MFS transporter, which translates to MKSYSLVKTNKSITLATFFGLYVAQSVPMSFFTTALQVLMRQADFSLTSIALMQLIKLPWILKFLWSPLVDRRCISTADYKRFIIRSEMVYALLILVIGFLDINTNIQLILLLLICSFVASASQDIATDALAILTFRSENKGMINSMQAMGSFGGALIGSGVLLIILHQFGWRTVTVCMCMIVMVVILPLKYNKGIQAGDKRETVYAKRADFIWFFSQKGIWRQVCFLILYYSSFIGILSILRPYLVDLGYGLKEIGFMSGIFGTAVAFVAAYPAGKLIKKFGCNTIRIWVAVLILVSTLYFMQMSYTHPTKIALYIGIMLLWSSYGMGSVVVYTSAMDCVRAGREGTDFTVQTVLAQLSGIIVASVSGLVADRMGYSGLFAMELALAFVSLIFIAIFFKNKKSKNAKTENNSKI; encoded by the coding sequence ATGAAAAGCTATAGTCTGGTAAAAACAAACAAGAGTATAACACTCGCTACATTCTTTGGACTATATGTGGCGCAGAGTGTGCCGATGAGTTTCTTTACAACAGCTCTTCAGGTGCTTATGCGTCAGGCTGATTTCTCATTGACATCAATAGCACTGATGCAACTTATCAAGTTGCCCTGGATATTGAAATTCTTGTGGTCACCGTTGGTAGACCGGCGCTGTATAAGTACTGCCGATTATAAGAGGTTCATCATACGGTCGGAAATGGTTTATGCCTTGCTTATCCTTGTAATAGGATTTCTAGATATAAACACAAACATCCAATTGATACTGCTACTACTTATCTGTTCGTTTGTAGCATCGGCATCGCAGGATATAGCTACAGACGCTCTGGCAATACTCACATTCAGAAGCGAAAATAAGGGTATGATAAATAGCATGCAGGCAATGGGAAGTTTCGGCGGTGCTCTGATAGGAAGTGGTGTATTGCTTATTATTCTACACCAGTTCGGATGGCGTACGGTAACAGTTTGTATGTGCATGATCGTGATGGTGGTCATATTACCGCTTAAGTACAATAAAGGCATACAGGCAGGCGACAAGAGGGAGACGGTGTATGCCAAACGTGCTGATTTCATATGGTTCTTTTCTCAGAAGGGAATATGGCGACAGGTATGTTTCCTGATACTATACTACTCAAGTTTTATAGGTATACTCTCGATACTGCGTCCATATCTGGTGGATTTGGGATACGGACTAAAAGAGATTGGATTTATGAGTGGTATATTCGGTACGGCTGTAGCCTTTGTCGCAGCATATCCTGCCGGGAAACTTATAAAGAAGTTTGGATGCAACACAATACGCATATGGGTTGCGGTACTGATACTTGTATCTACATTATACTTTATGCAGATGTCGTATACACATCCCACAAAGATAGCCCTTTATATCGGGATAATGCTTTTGTGGAGTAGTTATGGTATGGGATCTGTAGTGGTTTACACATCGGCAATGGATTGCGTAAGAGCGGGGCGTGAAGGTACCGACTTCACTGTGCAGACTGTGCTGGCTCAATTAAGTGGTATAATAGTAGCATCGGTAAGCGGACTTGTGGCAGATAGAATGGGATACAGCGGACTGTTCGCAATGGAACTCGCACTAGCCTTTGTGTCACTTATATTTATAGCAATATTCTTTAAAAACAAAAAAAGCAAAAATGCTAAGACCGAAAATAATTCAAAAATATAA
- a CDS encoding TonB-dependent receptor encodes MKRIVLLCSLFAVSSMVFSEVEDTTKIMKLKLDEVLVTGIKQEKISKSPLSASYVGKDFINDNEIKSVKELSSYVPNFFMPDYGSKQTSPVYIRGIGSKINAPSIGFYVDDIPHFEKSAFDIDLADVSSIDVLRGPQGTLYGRNAIGGIINIHTLSPLDYQNTRLKVGYGNYNDFESTVSNYTKLNDRLGFSVMGTYHQNDGYFTNMATGSKADDIKNGASRISLVWKPAQRWTLHISSSLDVSNQGGYPYGIYNPDTKEWAGVNYDSYSMYKRTVISSGISAKYEGRHIIFNSQTSHQYIKDHQGIDQDFTPAAVYYVEQRLRQNMLSQEFTLKSKGSGPYHWIGGLFLFTQKAKNSLEMSYLTKNYSTPKYYDIPTKGLAVYHQSTYDISSTLSGSVGVRYDYEHAENTYEAYKHVVNSDIVKTGDSESKMHFSQLTPKFSLQNSFGQNNLVYASVARGYKAGGFNQTFITDDEKSFKPEYNWNYEVGTKWHFLDNKLYAELCLFYIDWRNQQINKTIPGVGNIQQNAGHSDSKGVEFTLQSNPVKGLNIQLNYGYTYARFLEYKKSDTEDYSHKMLPMVPRNTFALNADYSMYKVLNVIDRLTFSGSLVGVGKIYWNEDNAVSQPFYMTLNMKVMATVGRLTCEVWSKNITDTDYISYYFVSGGKFAQKGKPFTIGTSIIFNI; translated from the coding sequence ATGAAGAGAATAGTGCTGTTATGCTCCTTGTTCGCGGTTTCGAGTATGGTTTTTTCGGAGGTTGAAGATACAACAAAAATAATGAAGTTGAAACTAGACGAGGTATTGGTCACGGGTATAAAACAAGAGAAGATAAGTAAGTCGCCATTATCGGCATCGTATGTAGGCAAAGACTTTATTAATGACAATGAAATAAAGAGCGTAAAGGAATTGAGCAGTTATGTACCAAATTTCTTCATGCCTGATTATGGTTCTAAACAAACGTCGCCGGTATATATAAGGGGCATCGGATCGAAGATAAATGCTCCGTCTATAGGTTTCTATGTAGATGATATTCCTCATTTTGAGAAATCAGCTTTTGATATTGATCTGGCTGACGTGAGTAGCATTGATGTGCTTCGTGGTCCTCAAGGTACACTGTATGGACGTAATGCCATAGGTGGAATCATAAACATACATACGCTATCGCCTCTCGATTATCAGAATACGAGACTGAAGGTGGGGTATGGCAATTATAATGACTTTGAATCTACAGTATCTAATTATACAAAGTTGAACGACCGACTGGGATTTTCTGTGATGGGTACTTATCATCAGAACGACGGATACTTTACAAACATGGCCACAGGCAGTAAGGCTGACGACATAAAGAATGGCGCAAGCAGAATATCACTGGTATGGAAACCTGCACAGAGGTGGACATTACATATCAGTTCGAGTCTAGACGTATCTAACCAGGGCGGATATCCTTACGGTATTTATAATCCGGATACGAAAGAATGGGCGGGCGTGAATTATGACTCGTACAGTATGTACAAGCGTACGGTGATATCTTCGGGAATAAGTGCAAAATATGAGGGCAGACATATTATATTCAACAGTCAGACATCTCACCAGTATATCAAAGATCATCAGGGAATAGACCAAGACTTTACGCCTGCAGCGGTATATTATGTAGAACAACGACTAAGACAGAACATGTTAAGTCAGGAGTTTACACTAAAGTCGAAAGGTAGTGGTCCATACCACTGGATTGGTGGTCTGTTCTTATTCACACAGAAGGCTAAGAACTCTCTCGAAATGAGTTATCTTACAAAAAATTACTCCACTCCAAAATATTATGATATCCCTACAAAAGGACTGGCTGTATATCATCAGTCTACCTATGACATAAGCAGCACACTGTCCGGTTCGGTTGGCGTGAGATATGACTACGAGCATGCAGAAAACACTTACGAGGCTTACAAACATGTGGTAAATTCGGACATTGTCAAGACAGGAGACTCTGAAAGTAAAATGCATTTCAGTCAGTTAACTCCAAAATTCTCTCTGCAAAACTCTTTCGGTCAGAACAATCTGGTATATGCATCTGTAGCCAGGGGATATAAGGCAGGTGGATTTAACCAGACTTTTATTACAGACGATGAGAAAAGTTTCAAACCCGAATATAACTGGAATTATGAGGTAGGCACGAAGTGGCACTTCTTAGACAATAAGTTGTATGCAGAGCTGTGCCTGTTCTATATAGACTGGCGCAATCAGCAGATAAACAAAACGATACCCGGGGTGGGTAATATACAGCAAAATGCCGGTCATTCTGACAGTAAGGGAGTTGAGTTTACGTTGCAGTCGAATCCCGTTAAAGGTCTTAACATACAGTTGAACTACGGTTATACCTATGCCAGATTCCTGGAATACAAGAAGAGTGACACAGAAGACTACTCGCACAAGATGCTGCCAATGGTGCCGCGTAATACATTCGCATTGAATGCAGACTACTCGATGTACAAAGTACTGAACGTGATAGACCGACTGACATTCAGCGGTTCGTTGGTTGGCGTAGGAAAGATATACTGGAACGAAGACAATGCAGTGAGTCAGCCTTTCTATATGACACTGAATATGAAGGTGATGGCTACTGTGGGCCGACTGACGTGTGAGGTGTGGAGCAAGAATATTACAGATACTGACTACATAAGCTATTACTTCGTATCAGGAGGTAAGTTTGCCCAGAAGGGTAAACCATTTACTATCGGTACGTCGATAATATTTAATATTTGA
- the hemN gene encoding oxygen-independent coproporphyrinogen III oxidase — MLRPKIIQKYNVPVPRYTSYPTANNFGTYTNDEYLKAVEQSNSAQSNQLSFYFHIPFCRHLCHYCGCNSFAMGSPETVDEYVKALHKEIDIMLPLINKGRKISQIHYGGGSPTAISVKYIRELNEHLLSAFDTIDHPEIAIECHPGYLTREDWTMLAESGFTRFSIGIQDFNRQVLKTVNRRASLINEEEIFDILRGKGARINLDFIYGLPVQTIQSFADTINHAIQLRPDRMVTFSYAHVPWVNKRQMILEKAGLPDRDEKMGMFDRASSMLKEAGYRSVGMDHFVLPDDELNKALECHQLHRNFQGYCPRRITAQVYAFGISGISQLETAYAQNTKDIKQYIESMSRGKLCISKGYTLDRQQQITREVIESMMCNYRIDWRALAERLHITVDEAKSATAYNEVKLREMADDSLITFDNNMIEMTDTGTPFVRNVAASLDRMMDDSKLRFSKPI, encoded by the coding sequence ATGCTAAGACCGAAAATAATTCAAAAATATAATGTTCCTGTACCAAGGTATACCAGTTATCCTACAGCAAACAACTTTGGTACTTATACCAATGATGAATATCTGAAAGCTGTGGAGCAATCGAACAGTGCTCAAAGCAACCAACTTTCGTTCTATTTTCATATTCCTTTCTGCCGACATCTGTGTCATTATTGCGGATGCAACTCTTTCGCCATGGGGAGCCCTGAGACCGTAGATGAATACGTAAAGGCTCTGCATAAGGAGATTGATATCATGTTGCCACTGATAAACAAAGGTCGCAAGATATCACAGATACACTATGGCGGAGGAAGTCCGACGGCTATAAGCGTAAAGTATATCAGAGAACTTAATGAGCATCTGCTGTCTGCATTTGATACGATAGACCATCCTGAGATAGCCATAGAATGTCATCCAGGATACCTCACAAGAGAAGACTGGACGATGTTGGCTGAGAGTGGTTTCACGCGTTTCAGCATAGGCATACAGGATTTCAACAGGCAGGTGCTTAAGACAGTGAACAGACGCGCTTCGCTTATCAATGAAGAAGAGATATTCGATATACTAAGGGGCAAAGGGGCTAGAATCAATCTGGATTTTATCTATGGTTTGCCGGTACAGACTATACAGAGTTTTGCAGACACGATAAATCATGCCATACAACTGAGACCGGATAGGATGGTGACATTCAGTTATGCTCATGTGCCGTGGGTAAACAAACGACAGATGATACTGGAAAAAGCAGGACTGCCGGACAGGGATGAGAAAATGGGGATGTTTGACAGAGCTTCTTCAATGCTGAAAGAGGCGGGATACAGATCTGTTGGGATGGATCATTTCGTATTGCCTGATGATGAACTGAACAAGGCATTGGAATGCCATCAGTTGCATCGCAACTTCCAGGGCTACTGTCCGCGAAGAATAACTGCTCAGGTGTATGCCTTCGGTATAAGCGGAATAAGTCAACTGGAAACGGCATATGCGCAAAATACGAAAGACATAAAACAATATATAGAGTCGATGTCAAGGGGCAAACTATGTATCAGCAAAGGTTATACTCTCGACAGACAACAACAGATAACACGTGAGGTAATAGAAAGTATGATGTGCAACTATCGTATAGACTGGAGGGCATTGGCCGAGCGCTTACATATCACTGTGGATGAGGCTAAATCAGCTACCGCATATAATGAGGTTAAACTCAGAGAGATGGCTGATGACAGTCTGATAACATTCGATAACAACATGATAGAGATGACAGATACGGGAACTCCTTTCGTACGCAATGTTGCGGCGAGTCTTGACAGGATGATGGATGACTCGAAACTAAGATTTTCAAAACCAATATAA
- the hemG gene encoding protoporphyrinogen oxidase yields MNDIDIKVDHRDVVVIGAGLTGLTTAYTLVQKNKNVMVLERQSRIGGQIHTFEDKGYTFESGPNTGAVSYPEIAELFESLMPDCVLETAREASKCRLIWKGNKFHALPSGLMSAISTPLFTWYDKLRILGEPLRRKGTDVNETVGELAKRRLGVSYFKYAVDPFVSGVYAGDPMRLVTRFALPKLYNLEHNYGSFVKGAIAKSKEKKTERDLKATKKVFSAQGGLERLVDAMGNNIGAGNITLDVMNIDIQPEQSGWRVSYKSADSETHSITCRKVITTVGAYSLKSLLSFVGQEEINKICNLYYAPIVQVSVGINDEGRKIRPSFGGLVPSCEGMPVLGILFPSDCFDGRAPEGCSLYSFFIGGVKHPEAINMTDGEITETVKAMMHKMLGYNENEEPDMIHIFRHERAIPQYEISTGERLETIEKLENQYPGLILAGNIRDGIGMADRIRQAVRIANDCCVCN; encoded by the coding sequence ATGAATGATATAGACATTAAAGTTGATCACAGAGACGTTGTGGTGATAGGAGCAGGACTGACAGGGTTGACTACTGCATATACGCTTGTCCAAAAGAATAAGAACGTAATGGTACTGGAACGTCAATCCCGAATCGGAGGACAGATACATACTTTCGAGGATAAGGGATATACATTCGAAAGCGGACCGAATACAGGTGCTGTATCTTATCCGGAGATAGCAGAACTGTTCGAATCTCTTATGCCCGACTGTGTGCTGGAGACTGCACGTGAGGCATCTAAGTGCAGGTTGATATGGAAGGGTAATAAATTTCATGCACTGCCTTCGGGACTTATGTCTGCTATAAGTACTCCTCTTTTCACGTGGTATGACAAACTGCGCATACTTGGCGAACCTTTAAGGCGAAAGGGTACTGATGTCAATGAGACTGTTGGTGAACTGGCCAAGAGAAGATTGGGCGTATCTTATTTCAAATATGCAGTAGACCCATTTGTATCGGGAGTATATGCCGGCGATCCTATGCGACTTGTAACACGATTCGCTCTACCAAAATTATATAATCTGGAGCATAACTATGGCAGTTTTGTGAAGGGAGCCATTGCCAAATCGAAAGAGAAAAAGACGGAACGTGATCTAAAGGCTACAAAGAAAGTTTTCTCTGCACAAGGTGGTCTGGAGAGATTAGTTGATGCTATGGGCAATAATATAGGTGCGGGTAATATTACCCTTGACGTGATGAATATAGATATACAGCCTGAACAATCTGGATGGAGAGTATCTTATAAATCTGCGGATAGTGAGACTCACTCCATTACGTGCCGAAAAGTAATAACAACGGTAGGCGCTTATTCGTTAAAGTCGCTTTTATCTTTCGTGGGCCAAGAAGAAATAAACAAAATATGTAACTTATACTATGCACCTATTGTACAGGTGAGTGTAGGTATAAATGATGAAGGGCGAAAGATAAGACCATCTTTTGGCGGATTGGTACCATCGTGCGAAGGTATGCCAGTGCTTGGTATACTGTTCCCTTCAGATTGTTTCGACGGAAGAGCTCCTGAGGGATGTTCTCTCTACTCATTCTTTATTGGAGGAGTAAAACATCCGGAGGCAATAAACATGACAGACGGTGAGATAACGGAAACCGTAAAGGCTATGATGCACAAAATGTTGGGATATAATGAAAATGAAGAACCGGATATGATACACATATTCAGACATGAAAGAGCCATCCCACAATATGAAATAAGCACAGGCGAACGATTGGAAACCATCGAGAAACTGGAGAATCAATATCCGGGACTGATACTGGCGGGGAATATAAGAGACGGAATAGGCATGGCCGATAGGATAAGACAAGCAGTAAGGATAGCAAACGATTGTTGTGTTTGTAATTAA
- a CDS encoding SusC/RagA family TonB-linked outer membrane protein: MKSIGKIILVISLFAISPMAYSQNIISGQITDYNNGEPLIGVSILIKGQKDKGTITDTNGNYQLSTNSNLPITLKVQYIGFQSIEKEVYDTKEPLNIRLHENSHLLDEVVVTALGKARSADELGSTASVISKDKIVSAGTSTLINALSGKAAGVRISSPNGEPGSGSNIIIRGANTFIGESQPLIILDGTPISNESSGDTGFAQQSRLNDINSNDIESLQILKGASASALWGSRAANGVIVITTKNGSHSSKPNISYTYSKSVDWISQHHPLQSTWGQGTGGKWNKNSNYSWGDKISDRSGASDVYDKSGGYFVAESGNIYYPILQKNSTQTYVDSNFDAIFRTGGFDQHELSISGGGDKANYYLSYGGLFQDGVTRGSYYNKHNFRINANYRFSDWVKSSAKIAYINTAANRIQSNGDNVNGAYLSLLRTPADFDIRDYKGTYIDASGVAYTNRQRMYRNEIGANSQPTYNNPLWSTNEQEALEKVNRFIITPELLINPFSWLDLTLRGGIDFYNDSRDTYYPINSATTSYTSGYYNYQTAQHLELNFDAIIRATHRFSNKFTLIGTAGYSINDRNTTSNSDVLTPFDVQTDIKSSSLSSNDAATSWTKLITHIRSNRGYAIADIELYDQLFVSATGMLESTSTVSKSHFYPSVDAAWQFTHILKSNFLSFGKLRASWGKVGTQPEAYRTTTLATATNGSFGGSYAVSNTKGNNDLKPEVKTEWEIGTDLRFFNNKLSMKFTYYNNVIHDLLYSVALNPSQGYGYKYSNAGTMKNHGVEFETVYHVFDKKEFSWDINLNFSQNKNRVTELGGTGLLNISSTSVALEGYSLGVLYRPGALRDGNGNLILDKNGFPQLSTSNVVLGDPNPKWRGGLGMDFRYKNFDFSFLFEHSHGGKYLNRTQLALYGYGVHRDVSHEVTLTSDVANYTGKIFKAGTTIRGNLYDFGAGTVLLDESWYNGLGGGLGINKVHDFYVQDNTWTKLRNITLGYTLDDNWFKHKTGLNSVRFSVTGRDLLLWTNLVGIDPESNNYGVSNAQGMDYFSSPATRSLIFSININY; the protein is encoded by the coding sequence ATGAAATCAATAGGAAAAATAATATTAGTAATATCTTTATTTGCTATATCACCTATGGCATATAGTCAAAACATCATATCAGGACAAATTACAGACTATAATAATGGTGAACCTCTTATAGGAGTTTCCATTCTTATTAAAGGGCAAAAAGATAAAGGTACTATAACGGATACGAATGGTAACTATCAGCTTTCTACCAATAGCAATTTGCCAATCACTTTAAAAGTTCAGTATATAGGATTCCAAAGCATTGAAAAGGAAGTCTATGATACGAAAGAACCTCTGAATATAAGGCTACATGAAAATTCACACCTCTTGGATGAGGTTGTTGTGACAGCACTTGGCAAGGCTCGTTCTGCTGATGAGTTAGGTTCTACCGCATCTGTAATTAGTAAAGACAAGATTGTCTCTGCAGGTACATCCACATTAATTAATGCTTTGAGTGGAAAAGCAGCAGGTGTAAGAATATCATCTCCTAATGGTGAACCCGGAAGTGGTTCAAATATTATTATTCGTGGAGCAAATACATTTATCGGTGAGAGTCAGCCTCTTATTATTCTAGATGGTACTCCTATCAGCAACGAGAGCTCTGGTGATACCGGATTCGCTCAGCAATCACGTCTTAATGACATTAATTCTAACGACATAGAGTCACTTCAGATATTGAAGGGGGCATCTGCATCCGCACTATGGGGATCTCGTGCAGCCAACGGAGTTATAGTTATTACCACAAAAAATGGTTCTCATTCATCTAAGCCTAACATATCGTATACATATAGTAAAAGTGTGGATTGGATAAGCCAACATCACCCATTGCAAAGCACATGGGGCCAGGGCACAGGTGGTAAGTGGAACAAGAACTCAAATTATTCATGGGGAGATAAAATATCAGACCGTTCAGGGGCATCAGATGTCTATGATAAGTCCGGAGGCTATTTCGTGGCTGAATCAGGCAATATATACTATCCTATCTTGCAGAAGAATTCAACGCAAACTTATGTAGACAGCAACTTTGATGCCATATTCAGAACAGGAGGTTTTGACCAGCATGAACTTTCCATAAGTGGTGGTGGCGACAAAGCAAATTATTATCTGAGTTATGGGGGACTTTTTCAGGATGGCGTTACTCGTGGGTCATATTATAACAAGCATAACTTCAGAATAAATGCCAATTATCGTTTTTCTGATTGGGTAAAGTCAAGCGCAAAGATAGCATACATAAATACCGCAGCCAACCGCATACAAAGTAATGGAGATAACGTAAACGGTGCTTATTTGTCACTACTTAGAACACCGGCCGATTTTGATATCCGAGATTATAAGGGGACTTATATAGATGCTAGCGGTGTGGCATATACCAACCGTCAACGCATGTATCGTAACGAGATAGGCGCAAACAGTCAACCTACATATAATAACCCTTTATGGAGTACCAACGAACAAGAGGCTTTAGAAAAGGTTAACCGTTTTATTATCACACCGGAACTGTTGATAAATCCATTCTCATGGTTAGATCTAACTCTGAGAGGTGGCATTGATTTCTATAATGATAGTCGCGATACATACTATCCTATTAATTCTGCCACAACCTCATACACATCTGGTTATTATAATTATCAGACAGCTCAGCACCTGGAACTTAATTTTGATGCAATAATAAGGGCAACACATAGATTCTCTAATAAATTTACGTTAATTGGTACTGCAGGATACAGTATTAACGACCGCAATACCACATCCAATAGCGATGTGCTAACACCATTTGATGTTCAGACAGATATAAAGTCATCTTCATTGTCATCCAATGATGCTGCTACGTCATGGACTAAATTGATTACACATATACGTTCTAATAGAGGCTACGCCATAGCAGATATTGAACTTTATGATCAACTTTTTGTTTCAGCAACAGGTATGCTGGAATCGACTTCGACAGTATCAAAATCACATTTTTACCCTTCTGTTGATGCAGCATGGCAGTTTACACATATTTTAAAATCTAATTTTTTGAGCTTCGGTAAATTAAGAGCTTCGTGGGGAAAGGTAGGCACTCAACCAGAAGCATATCGTACTACGACTTTGGCCACAGCCACAAATGGTTCTTTTGGTGGCAGTTATGCTGTGAGTAACACTAAAGGTAACAATGATCTGAAACCCGAAGTAAAAACTGAATGGGAAATTGGAACTGATTTGAGATTCTTCAATAATAAGTTAAGCATGAAGTTTACATATTATAATAATGTTATTCATGATCTTCTTTATAGTGTGGCTCTTAATCCGTCTCAGGGATACGGTTATAAATATTCTAATGCCGGTACGATGAAAAATCATGGAGTGGAGTTTGAAACTGTATACCACGTATTCGACAAGAAAGAATTCTCTTGGGACATAAACCTCAATTTCAGCCAGAATAAAAACCGTGTTACAGAATTAGGAGGAACTGGCCTTTTGAATATAAGCAGCACATCCGTTGCCCTTGAAGGTTATTCTCTAGGAGTTCTATACCGTCCGGGAGCATTACGTGATGGTAATGGCAACTTGATATTAGACAAGAATGGATTTCCACAGCTCTCAACTTCAAACGTTGTCTTAGGCGATCCTAATCCAAAGTGGCGTGGAGGTCTTGGCATGGATTTCAGATACAAGAACTTCGATTTTAGTTTCCTATTTGAACATTCTCATGGAGGAAAATACCTCAACCGCACCCAACTCGCACTTTATGGATATGGAGTTCACCGGGATGTTTCCCATGAAGTTACACTAACTAGTGATGTTGCCAATTATACCGGAAAGATTTTTAAAGCCGGTACAACAATAAGAGGAAATCTTTATGATTTTGGAGCCGGCACCGTCTTACTGGATGAATCCTGGTATAATGGTCTCGGTGGTGGTCTTGGAATAAACAAGGTTCATGACTTCTATGTTCAAGATAATACATGGACCAAACTTCGCAACATTACTCTTGGATATACATTAGATGATAATTGGTTCAAACATAAGACAGGTCTTAATTCTGTGAGATTTTCAGTTACCGGTAGAGATCTTCTTCTTTGGACAAATCTTGTAGGCATAGATCCGGAGAGCAATAACTATGGAGTGAGTAATGCACAGGGTATGGATTATTTTTCCAGCCCGGCTACACGCTCATTAATTTTTAGTATCAATATAAATTATTAA